GGAAAGAGTCTACATGAATGAAGCGGGGGTGTCAAGCATTAGATATAATTCCCTTTCAGAGCTACCTGAGAGATTCATCGTATTCCATCCACCCTCTCACGAGATGATCCCCTGGACCGGAATCGTCCTGGGCATATTCTCGGTGGGCGTCTGGTACAACTGCGCCAATCAATTCATGATCCAGCGTTGTCTGGGGGCCCGCAGCGAGTGGGATGCTCGGATGGGGATCGTGATGGCGGGGTTCAGCAAGGCCGTTCTTCCACTGATCGTCGTAGTTCCGGGCATCATAGCCTTCTACCTCTTTCAGGACCGGATCAGCGATGGGGACCAGTCGTGGCCCTTTCTCGTCCAACAATTCCTTCCGTCAGGCTTGGTTGGTCTTGTTCTTGCGGGACTCGCCAGCGCCATCCTCTCCACACTGAGCGCCATTACCAATTCCTCCTCGACGATATTCACGCTGGACCTTTACCGGGCGATTCTGCGCCCCGCAGCGGATGACCGGGAGCTGCACATGGTGGGACGAATCAGTGCGGCCGCAGCCATGCTGATTGGCGTGTTCGTGGCGACTGTTGCCGCCTCGGCAAAAGGTGTCACGGTTTTTGGATTGATCCAACAAATATTCTTCTATATCGCTCCGCCCATATCGGCGGTCTTTCTGGCGGGTATCCTGTGGCCAGGAGCCACATCTGCAGCTGCAACGATCACACTGGTCGCAGGCTTTACCATCCTTCTGCCCCTGGTGGCCTTTGTGATCTTTCCTGGTTTTGCCTTTCTGCAGCCCTACGACAATTTCATGCACCACACCTTCACGGTTTTTGTTCTTTCCGTGATTCTGCTCGTAGTCGTCTCTCTATTTACTAAACCGAAGTCGCGGCAGGAGTTGGAGGGCGTGATCTGGACCAAGAGCGCTTTTGGCATTCTGGCAGATGAAAAAAGCAGATACCGTGGAATCCGCAGTCTGCCGCTGTGGTGGGCGGTGATGGTTCTGATCATCGTAAGCCTCTACGGTTACACCAACTCCAGGGGAGCGCAGACGCAAGTGATGGAAGCGGAAGAGCTGGAGTACATCATCCCGGATTCAGCCACGGCAGGTCTCCAGGCCCGCCAGGAATTGGAGGACTTCAATCTGTGGACAGGCAGCGGTCAAGTACTGTTCACACCGGGCAGCCCGGGCGATGCAATAACGTTCCGGCTTCCAATTGACCGCGCCGGTGAGTATCGGATCGCTGCCATGGTGACACGAGGTCCTTCCTACGGCCGGTTCCGGGTTACTCTCGATGGCAAGGAGGCTCAGATCAGTTACCCGGTCTCCAGGCTGACGCCGCAGGGAGACATCGAGATCTCCCATACGAAGGACTCAGCTTTTGATTCCAGGCGAGTTGCAGGTGAAGAACCCTCTGCAGCCGACAGGTCGAGCATCGCCGGCGCCCATGTGGTGCAGCGGCTGTCGTTGGGTGAGTTCAGGTTGGAGGCAGGCCCTCATCTTGTCGTGTTCGAAGCGATCGATCTGCTGGAAGCAGGTTCGCAGATTGGTGTCGACCAGCTCATAATCACCCCGGAGGGGCATTAGCCAGCAACTGGTCCAGCAGGTCTCCGAGGTCAAATCGTCAGGCCATGATGGAATGAATCGGGTTTCCGTAATCGATTTTCAGCCGTTTCCGACCTGGAACCTCCAGCTTGTGGGGATCAAGACCCAACTGATGCAGTACGGAGGCATGAATGTCGGTAACATAGTGGCGATTTTCTACGGCGTGGAAACCCAACTCGTCAGTGGCGCCGTGCGTTATGCCGCCGTTGATTCCACCTCCGGCCAACCAGACCGAGAAACCGTAGGGATGGTGGTCCCGCCCCGGTTCTCCTCCTCCTTCCGCAGGCTGAGACCCGGGTGTTCTTCCAAACTCGGTAGCCCAAACCACCAGGGTCTCGTCCAACATTCCCCGCTGCTTGAGGTCCTTCAGCAACGCGGCCATAGGTCGGTCAACCTCGGCGCACCGCTTGCTGTGGCTGCTCTTCAGACTTTTGTGTGAATCCCAGGATCCAGCTCCTCCATTGCTTCCGTGATAGACCTGAACAAACCGCACTCCTCTTTCCACCAGGCGCCGAGCGGTCAGGCAAATCTCACCGAACGGCCGGGTGTTCTCCTGATCCAGCCCGTAGAGCCTGCGAGTGGCTTTGCTTTCCTCCTGGAAGCGAAAGACCTCCGGCACGGCAGTTTGCATTCGAAAGGCAAGCTCATACGACCGAATACGCGCTCGCATCGCCCGGTCCTCAGGGTACTCCACCCCAGCCAGACGGTTGAGCTCCGCAAGCAATTGAAACTCAGCTTCCTGCTCCTCCTTGTAGAGTTGGGTCTCGGGAGACGCAAAGGGCAGCGGATTCTCCGGATCGACTGCGAGTTGCACCCCGTTGTGTTCCGGCCCCAGATACCCGGCGCCATGGACGGCTATGCCTCCACAACAGGTGTCCACAGGCTCTCCCAAGGCGACAAACTGAGGCAAGTTTTCGTTCAACGAGCCGAGCCCGTAGTGAACCCAGGAGCCCACGGTTGGCAAGCTCCCCTCGAGGACATGTCGGCCGGTGTGAAACTGAAGTTGAGCCCCGTGATTGTTGTCGGTTGTCCAAACAGACCGGACGACAGCGATATCATCGATGCACCCGCCAAGATGCGGCCACCAATCGCTGACCTCAATCCCACTTTCACCGCGTTTTCTGTAACCGGTTTGCAGCGGAAAAATCGTCTGTCGAACCTTGTGTTGGCTTGCAGGTGCTCGAACGCCCTCCTCGACGTAGGGCGAGTCCAGGGTATCCTTGTAGGGCGTCTCAGCGATGCTCTTGCCCGCATATTTGTTGAGAGCGGGTTTCGGATCGAAACTCTCCATATGGCTCGTGCCGCCAACCATGAAGAGCCAGATCACGCTTTTCGCCTTGGGGGCAAAATGGGGCGTACCGTCAGGTCGTTGCCATGGTCCACCGACTTCGGCCCGCACGATTCCCTCCCGCTCGAGCATAGCCCCCAGGACGAGACCCGTGAAACCCATGCCACAGTCCGCCAGAAAGTTCCTTCGCCTGATGTTGCAACAGCCATCGTAGCTGTGCGGATTTCTTGCTTTCATATACATGGGGCTCTCATCGAATGGTAATGAACTCGTTGTGATTGAATAAAACGTGAATCAGATTCTCCCGGGCTCTCAAATGAGGCTCTGGCGCCGGAAGAATCGCTTTGGGCTCATCGGCAGCCTCGGCCCACAAGGGAGTCAGCTCTTCCGGTCGGCGCAACAATTCAGCCTGTCGCTGCAAAAAGTCCTCCGTTTTGGCCAGTTCCAGTGCGGACGGGGGCCGCCCCAAGACCGTTTCGAAGCCAGCCTTGACGAAATGCTCCGCAGACAATGGATTTCCATCGCCGGCCGAGGTGAGACGACGGGCCAGAAGCCGCGCCTGATCAAAGCTCACCTGGCTGTTGGCCATAGCCAGTGACTGGTGGGGGGTTATACTTTCCTTACGACGATAGCAATCGCCCGGATCAGCGGCGTCGAACAACTTGAGAAACTCAAGCTGCGCATCCGGTGCATGCTGAAAGTAGATGCTACGGCGCCGGGAGGTATTTCTTTCGCCGATATCAATCTCCGGTCCCCCCATTTTAGTGTCCAGATGGCCGGCGACGAGGAGTATGCTGTCACGAACGACCTCAGCTTCCATGCGGCGGGGATTCATGCGCCACAGGTAGCGATTTTCGGAATCAGCAGCGCGACTCAAGTGATTCTCCTCGTCGGTCCATGACTGCATGCGGTAAGTGTTGCTGGTGAGGATCAACCGGTGCATGGACTTCATGCTCCAACCGCTTTCCATGAGCTCCACGGCCAGCCAGTCCAGCAACTCAGGGTGACTCGGCGGCTCACCATTAGCACCAAAGTCGGTGACACTGGGCACCAGTGCACTACCGAAGTGGCGAAGCCAGATATGGTTGACGGCCACGCGGGCCGTCAGCGGGTTTTCCCGACTTGCAATCCATCTGGCCAGCGCCAACCTCCGACCCGTGCTCGTCTTCGGGTAAACCTCCCCGATCGGGCTGTAATCTGATCTGTCCTTCAAGGCATCGAGAGCGGCCTGCAGTTGCTTCCGCACCTCCTGCACTTTTTTCTTTGCATCCTTCCTTGCGTCTTGACTCCCAGACTCCTTGCTGCTTCTGGCCTCCGCCAATTGTTGGCGAGCTTGCAGCAAGTTCTCTTCCGCCGCGGCCAGATTCGCCTCTTGTTCCGCCTCCATGGCGGCCAGGGCCAGTGCTTCAGCCCTTTGGTCGGGAGCATTCCTGAATTTTGCCCTGTCGGCCGCAATACGGGCTTCCATGGCCGTCAGGTATGCACGTGCATGGGCCAGCATTTTCTCGGCCAATTCCAAAGCAGCTTGCGCTTGGGGCACTGTGAGGGCGGCCGTATCATCCTCTCCTTCTTCTGCCGAGGCCTCGCCCGATTCACTCTCATCTGCACCAGAAGGAGTCGTGAAGGAAGTCCTGCCGTCTTCGAGAAGACTCATACGGGCCCGTGCGCTTGCGGCGCCCAGCTCCTGGCCGGCCTTCAGAAGGTCTCTCTCCGCCTTCTCGATCTTTGTTTTCGCTTGAGCAATCAAATCCCTATGCACGTAATCCCGGATATCAGGGTAATAGGCATCCAGCGGCAAGTGGACCGGCTGGATGTCGAACTTCAAATCCCCGAAAACCTCGGGTATATCGGGTGAAAGGACGTTTGCCTTATCCGGATTTGTCTCATCACCCCGAATCAAAAGGTAGGTCGGGGCGCCAGGATCAGACTCGAACGCCCGTGGAAGACCGTCCCTTCCAAGGTCCGGCTCACCCGATACCCTGTCGGTCCGCACGCCGTGGGGCTCGAAAAACGCCCAGAAGCGGTAATAATCTTCCTGTGAAATCGGATCGTATTTATGGTCATGGCAGCGAGCGCAATTGAGGGTGACTCCCAAAAAGGCCGCAGCCGTATGGTCCACGGTGTCCTGAAGCCAGACGTGTCGATTGCGCCTCCAGTTTCGTGCCAGGAATCCCGTGGCGCGCACTGTTTCGGAATCCGTGGGCGCGATTTCATCTCCTGCCAACATCTCGACGATCATCCGATCGTAGCTCTTGTCGTCGTTGAGTGATTCGATGATCCAGTCGCGCCATCGCCAGATGTGTCTCCTGCTGTATCGGACATCGTTGGTTTTACGCCAACCGTACCAATCGCTGTAACGCCAGACATCCATCCAATGACGACCCCAACGTTCTCCGTAATGAGGACTGGCCAGGAGCCGATCAACAACCGTCTCATAGGCGTCTGCCGATGAATCGGCCAAAAAGGATTCAACCTCCTCTCGAGTCGGGAGAAGACCAATCAGGTCCATGTAGATACGCCGCACCAATACGCGTTTGTCTGCGGGGGGCAACGGCTTCAGCCCGAGCTTCTCGTGACCAACCGCTATGAATGCGTCTATGGGATTGAGAACCCAGTCCTGCCTGTCGACCCGAGGAACCGGCGGCCGGACCGGAGGCTGAAAGGACCAGTGATCGCTTCGCACCGGCTTTTCGGGGAGAGCCTCAGCAACCAGCGGTTTATCGTAGAAAACCCCGGAATCAATCCATTTGGCAATATTTGCGACGGCCTCCTTACTGAGCTTCTCACCCCCCAAGGGCATGTGAGGTTTCTCACCGTGAGACACCAATTTGTATAGGAGGCTCGCGTTTGAATTCCCGGGAACGACGTCGGGTCCCCGGTCACCTCCCCTCAGCAGGCGGTCTCGCGTGGAGAGATCAAGTCCGGAGGATTTTTCCGAACCGCCACCATGGCATCCCAGACAATGGGTCTTGAGGATCGGACGAATTTGAGTGGTAAAGAAAATCGCATCATCTTCCGGCGAAGCCGTTTGCTCCCTTGCATCCAGAGTTTTGCCCAACAGGATGGCAACGAAACCCAACAACGTAAGGTATACCACTCGCTTCCACTGTCCAGACCGGGATCCAACAAAGATGCCGGTTTCAGGATCTTCACGATTAGTGTCCATTGTGATGTTCCGGTTGCTCATGATTCCATCGGCCACAGAAGCAGACTGTCGACGCCGTGTTCTCCTATTCGCCTCGTATCCCTCGCCACCTGTCACTGGGCGCCGATTCGAACAAGATTCGTTCCCGCGAAGTCCTCGGTGACGAACAAGTAGTCTCGCTCCCGGACGGTCTTGGCGACCGCAGTGACCGCCCGGCCATCGATCTGCACAGTCTGCCCTTTCTTTTTCGAAGGGATCATCAGACTCAGTCCCTGGACCTTCCGGGGGGCGTCAAGGAAAAATTCATAGCCGCTTTCATTCTCGCGGAACCCGCGGATTCTGACTTGACTGCGGGCCCGCACGAAATCATGCCACTGGTCGCCACTCACAATGGGAACTCCCAATTCTTTGGCGATCTCGATGCAGCCAAGCGTCCAGGCCTTGTTGGAATTGACGGAATCGGGGATTGGGAACAGGTAGAACGGCGGATGAAAGTTGATCGCAACCGCGGTATGAAAGCGAGCGATGCTGTTGTTGAGCAGCTCGCGGAATCTGGTCAGGGCTTCCTCGGTGCTCCAGTTGGAGGAATAGAACATTTGAGAAATGATGACATCGTCCTCGTACTGCGTAAGCTGCTGATAAATATCGGCAATCTTGCCGAACCGGTTCACAAAACGCATCGGCAAGCCACTTCCGGTCATGTACCCGTCGTAAACGGGAATGAAATTGACGTAGGTGAAGTCCATTCCGACACCAACTTCGGCCAATAGGCGAGCCTGCGTGACCCAACCCATCCAGCGCAAGTTGTGCATCCGGGTGGTATGAACGGGAAGTCCGTAGACCTCTCGGAACTCCCGGACGTCTCTCTGCAATATCGACCGCATTTGCGCCTGGTTCGGAAACAGAACGTCGGAGCCGCCCTCGAAATGAACCCCAAATGAGATCTGATTCGGTTCCCACGATTGATGGAAGAGGTGGACTGACGGGGCTCCACCTTCACCGAAGGGACGGGTCAAGTAGATGGTCAACGGGACACCGAGTGCCACAATGTCTTTTCGAACTGCTTCCATGTCACTTGCAGTTCCAAATTCGTGGTCACTCGTCAGGATGAAGACAGCATCGGCGCCGGCCGGAAAGTACCAGAGCCTCGGCAACGTTTGCGGCTCCGTCAAACTCCGGAGAATTCCGGTCAAGAAATGCATTTGCTGGTCTGCCTGGGGGATCATCACCTTGGCCGAATCGATCCAATGGTCTTTACCGCTCAAAAACATGTCGTTGGGCCGGAGCCCCCCGACCGCATCATTTTCCTGGTCGGCCCACGCCGGATTGCCTTGGCGGGTCAGGGCGATGCTCCAGGGAAGATCGTAGGCGAAGACGACGAACCGTCCTTGGCCGAGATCGCCTTCGAGAATCGCAACATCCTGGGACGGCCGTTCTTGCCCGAACCAAGCCAACGGGCGGATTCCGGGAGCAGTGTAAAGGCGACTGGAGCCGTGGATCTGAAGGCTCTCGGAAACCAATCCAAGTGCCTCGGACCGGCTTGATTCAAATTGGAAATATGCGTGGTCGGCATCCAACTCCGGTCCGGCTTCGAGGCCCAGTCTTTTGCCGAGGTTCGGCTGGGGTAGAAACGAAACGAGGTGGCCTCCGGACTTCACGTAGGATTCGATCCGATCCAGTTGGTCGTCCGTGTAGGATCCCGAAGGGAGGATCGCGACACGATATTTTCCAAGATCGCCGGGCGCCAACTCAGCCAGACGCTTGAGGTCGTGTTCGACGAGACCTTCAGCAAGCAGGATCTCTGCGATATAGGCGCTGAAGTCCCGTACTCCTTCGTTTTGTTGAACGATCAGAATTCGCGGCGACTGACTGTGGACGGGATGAATCAGAACCAGTAACAACCCCGAAGTCAGCAACGTCTTGAATGGGTTGCAAGCGATGAATCGTCTTTTCCAGCTATGCATGGTGGACCTGCCTTTTCTGCTTCCAAGAAAAAGGAGGGGCGATTTCCAATCGCCCAATCTTTGTCGCCAATTTGTCAGTCAGGAGTTCGGCGATTGGAAATCGCCGCTCCAGTTCGGCGGTTAGGAAACCGCCGCTCCTTTCCTTTTTCTGCCGGGCGTCCGCCGGCCCGAGCCGGTGGGGAAGCTCCTGAGTCGATGGGACATTAGGGGACATCGGTTGCTGAGATTCCAGCGATCTAATTCGGTTCCTCGACGGTCAATATTTGATCTGCTTTCAGATTTCGCAGTGTCTGGACAACTCCGGTTGGCCACCGGATGAAGAGTGCATCGATTCTGTCCTTTTGGCCCAGACCGAAATACAGGCGACGATCGCTGCCGGAGAGGTAACTGTCTCCGCTGGCGACCTCTTGAACTTGGTTTCGGTGGTGATCTGACTTCAACCAGGCCCGGGCGCCGATGGCATCGCGATTGCTCCGGGATCCGACCAGTTGCAGCAGGAGCCAGTGTCGATCGCCGTTTGCCTGATTGTAGAGCAGATTGGGACGCCCATCCAGATTTGAGACGACGATGTCCAGTGCGCCATCGTTATTCAGGTCGCCGACCGCCGACCCGCGGCCGACCCGTTTTGGTTGGGCCAGAATATGAGACTCGTTGGAAAAAGTGCCGTCTCCCAGGTTCCGGTAGAAAAGGTCTTCCTGCGGATAGGTCAGGTCCGTCTCTCGCTCGACTTCGGGATAGAGATGACCGTTAACGACCGAGAGATCTCTCCACCCGTCGCCATCGTAATCCAGGAATGCGCTGCCCCAGCCCATGTAGGAAAAACTGTCGGTGAGTTTGGCGCGGGCAGTGACGTCGATGAAGAATCCATTTCCCAGATTCTTATAGAGCGTGTTGGTGTCTTGCGCGAAGTTGGTCACGAAGAGGTCGAGATGGTCATCGCCGTCGTAATCCCCAAAGGCCACGCCCATCCCGGCTTGCTCCAACCCGTCTCCGCTCAGAGCCACACCGGTTAGCAATCCCACTTCCGAGAAGGTTCCGTCCCCTTGATTTTGAAAGAGGAAATTCGGGTTCGAATCATTGGCAACGTAAATGTCCAAATCCCCGTCGTCGTCATAATCGAGAGAGACGACTCCCAGGCCGTAGTAGCCCGGGTCCTCGATCCGGCTGGACCGTGTGGCCTCGGCGAATGAACCGTCGCCCAGATTCTGGAAGAGAACGTCTTCGTCGCCCGGCAGCCCCTGTGGCCCGCACATGACTTTCAGGCCCATGTATGAGCAGAAACGATTCTCATCCGGGTTCGGAGGCGGCAGGCTCAGGTCAAGCTTCACGTAGGCCGCAACGTAGAGATCGAGCAGGCCGTCGCGATCATAGTCGCCCCAGGAACAACCCGTGCTCCAGCCGCGGTGAGCCGTCCCGGATTTTTCGCTGATGTCCGCGAAAGTCTCGTTGCCGAGGTTTTCGTAGAAGACGTTGGGACCCAGATTGGTCACGTAGAGGTCCTGATCCCCGTCGTTGTCGAAGTCGGCAGCCGCACACCCCATCCCCCAACCCGGATCACCGACCCCGGTCTTCGCCGTCACATCCTTGAAATGACCATTCCGCAGATTCTTGAAGAGGTAATTCCGGAGACGCGCGGGGTCTGTTTTTTGAGATTGACCGGGAACGGTGGAACCATTGACGACATAGACATCGAGCCAGCCATCGTTGTTGTAGTCAAACAGGCAGACCCCTCCGGTCATGCCCTCCACCAGGTATTGCTTGTGGTCGGGATCGCCGGCGCGAATCTGGGCGTGAAGACCATGTCGGGCGGCCGTGTCCCGGAAAACCGCCGGCTGCCCGTTACCGGAGGCCTGGGCGCGGCCATTGCTGGGAGCGAGCAGAATCAACAGGAGGTTCCATGACAGTCGACGGATGGCGGAACGCCGCCGCCGCGTCAGAGCATCAGGCCGGCTACGAGGTGTCGACAAGGACTTACCGGACCGGAGAGCTTCTCTCGCAGAGAAAAAGAGTCGAATCGATCGAAACCGCCTGCCAAAGGTGATGCTTCACGCCAATCCCGGTCTTGCTTTAGCAGGCGGTTCCCGATACCGCAGTCACATCCCAACGGCGTCCTACAAATGTAAATCCGGTAGCCCGTCGGTCAGAACCTGAACTTCAGAGCAAACTGAATCTGCCGTCCTGTTCCGGCGCCCCGGATGGTTCCCACGGTGCCCGAAGCCAGATTACTGACCGGATTGGCGAAATTCGGACGATTCAACAAGTTAAAGAACTCTCCTCGCAACTGCAGGCTGCTGGTTTCGGTCACCGTAAAGTTCTTCATCAATCCGAAATCAACATTGGCAAATCCGGGTCCCACGAGAGTGTTTCGCCCCAAGGTTCCAAACGTCAATACGGGATTGGGTTCGAACGCGTCCGGATTGAAATACCTCCGTATGAGCTGCCCCCGGTCGCGTCCGGTATCCAGTTTCGCATTTCCAAACTGATTGGGCCGGTCCTGGCCGAGCGCCGTCCGGGAGTTGTCCAGACCTGTCACCACCGTGAAAGGACTTCCACTCTGCATGCTGACCAAGCCCGTAAACTGCCAGCCGCCCAGCGTATTCCTGATGATGACCGAATCATGCCGGGCGAGCCAGCCCGGACTCCAGACCCACGAAGCGGAGAAGATCTGGCGCCGGTCAAACAACGCCGGTCCCCGGTCCAGTCCGGGGTTGTCCGAATCCTGATGGACGCCACGATTTTGGTACCCCGTACGGGTTGTATCGATCCATTTGCTCCAAGTGTAGTTCACATTGAGCAGGTAGTTGTTGGTAAACCGTTTGCTCAACACCATCTGCAGTGCGTTGTAGTTGGAAGACGCACCGTCTTCGAAGCGCCGAATGGTGCCTATGCCGGCCGGGTTGTAACGGCGGCGCTGCTGGCGGTTCCCCAACGTGCATTCCTCAGGGTTGCGGGATGGACAACTTGCGGGATTCCTTTCCACGGTGTCGGCCAGTTTACGCACCGTATTTCCTACAAACGCAACCTCAAGAAGATAGTCTCCCGGCAATTGCTGCTGCACGGCAAGACTGTAATGCTGAATGTAAGGGTTTCGGATTTCCGGTTCGATCGCCCAAGCCGAGATCGGTTTAGAAAAGATCACGACTCCGGTTTCCGGACAAAATGTCGATATTGTTCCCGGGCAAGCACTGGGCAAGGGATTCTCTCGAAAGGGATTGGAAAACTCGCTCAAGAGGTCCGATGTCAGCGAGAAGATGGGAAGAAACGGCTGGTTCAGCGCCGAAAACTGAGAGTAGCCATTGGTGCTGAACTGGTAAAAGACACCCCACCCGGCACGGACGCTCGTCTTTCCGGTTCCGAACACGTCCCAGGCCAAGCCCAAGCGGGGGGCGAAGTTGTTCTTGTCGGCCAAATAGGTCGCTCCCGAAATACCCGGATCGTTTCCATACGCCATCCCCTCGGGGGCTGTGGGGAAAAGCGTGGACTGGTATCCCGGTATCCAGGTCGCAATTCTATCGTCCTGTTCCCGAACGGGATCGTCGTACTGATATCTCAATCCCAGATTGAGAGTGACGTTGCTCGAAACCTGGTAGTCGTCCTGAACGAAGAAGTTCAGGAACCAGGAACGGTGATCTTCCCGCTCCAGGAGCAAGAGGAGGTTGCTGACGTGGCCGAGCATGAAGTCGCCCAACGTATTGCCGGTGAGCTCCCCATTGAAGGTGAACAGTCCCTGGTCGAAATTGGGACGACCCACCATGTGAAGCTTCTCAAAGGAGAACCCGAACCGAACGGTGTGATCTCCCTCAGTGACATGGACCGTATCCTGCGCCTGCCACGTGTTGTCGAGTCTCACGTGGTTCCCGAGAAAACTCGAGGAGAGACTGAAACGACCCACGACATTAATGTTGGGAGGGAACGGAATTTCAGTGTTGACGCCCTGGATTCCGTAGTCAGCCGGCCCCCGCTCATTCGAGTGAAGTTGGGACTCGTCCCGGCGCCCGTATGAAATCTGAGCCTCATTGATCACCCGGGGACTGAATGTGTGGGTGTTTTGCAACGTGGCGTTGTGAACGGAATAGGGCGTCGTCTTGGTGGTCCAGGGAATATTCCCGTCGTTGCGGAAGAAGTCCGATTTGTCTCTCCAGAACCGTCCCGTCAGTCGATTATTCTCGGTGAACTGATGATCCACACGTATCAGATACTGATCGCCGTTGGATCCCGCGCTCGTATTCAACGCGAACCCGCCACCCGGAGCGTTGGCATTCGGAAGTTCCGAAATCACATTCAGTGCGGCCGGGTCCAGCCTACTTGAAGGAATGACGTCCCCCGGGAATCGTTCGCCCGTCACTGGATCGATGGGAGGATTGGAGGAAGCGGAGAAATCTCCCTGCCGCTCGAGGGCGCTGGGAGGAATGGCGCCTGACATCACCCGCGACTGGCGGATGCGGGTTCCCTGGTAGCCAAAGAAGAAGTGGGTCTTGTCCTTAATGACCGGTCCACCCACGGTTCCGCCAAACTGGTTGTACACCAGGAAGGGAGACGAAGGAGCAAAGAAGGAACGGGCGTTCAATCCGCCATTGCGATGGAACTCGAAAGCGCTCCCATGAAATTGGTTGGTTCCCGACTTGGTAACAACGCTGAAACTGGCCACCGAACCGCGGCCTTTCGAGGCATCGTAACTGTTGGTTTCCGCTCGAAACTCCTTGACCATGTCCGGCGGCGGCATGGGCAGCCCTCTGGCTCGTTGGACATTGTTGAATTGAGCTCCATCGAGTTGGAAAGAGTTCATCTGCCCGTTTCCGCCACTGATGTTCACCGTGATGTCCCGCGTGCCCTGTTCCGGCATCCGAATGAGTGCTGCGCCCGGAATCAAGGTGATCAATGCCAAGGGGTCTCGACCCCTCAGTGGCAGTTCGTCGACTCTCTTCTCGTCCATGAGTCGACTGATGGACGCGCTTCTGGT
The genomic region above belongs to Acidobacteriota bacterium and contains:
- a CDS encoding TonB-dependent receptor; protein product: MASRTVWTMRSDPPGLRIVLGLLLLMAVTVSVQAQQTATILGRVQDETGGVIPGVEVVAVNEGTGFQRSSLSNDEGLYRITLLPLGDYRVEAELSGFKKLVMGGIHLTVEENSRVDLVLRIGEVAEEVTVASTAIQVETRSASISRLMDEKRVDELPLRGRDPLALITLIPGAALIRMPEQGTRDITVNISGGNGQMNSFQLDGAQFNNVQRARGLPMPPPDMVKEFRAETNSYDASKGRGSVASFSVVTKSGTNQFHGSAFEFHRNGGLNARSFFAPSSPFLVYNQFGGTVGGPVIKDKTHFFFGYQGTRIRQSRVMSGAIPPSALERQGDFSASSNPPIDPVTGERFPGDVIPSSRLDPAALNVISELPNANAPGGGFALNTSAGSNGDQYLIRVDHQFTENNRLTGRFWRDKSDFFRNDGNIPWTTKTTPYSVHNATLQNTHTFSPRVINEAQISYGRRDESQLHSNERGPADYGIQGVNTEIPFPPNINVVGRFSLSSSFLGNHVRLDNTWQAQDTVHVTEGDHTVRFGFSFEKLHMVGRPNFDQGLFTFNGELTGNTLGDFMLGHVSNLLLLLEREDHRSWFLNFFVQDDYQVSSNVTLNLGLRYQYDDPVREQDDRIATWIPGYQSTLFPTAPEGMAYGNDPGISGATYLADKNNFAPRLGLAWDVFGTGKTSVRAGWGVFYQFSTNGYSQFSALNQPFLPIFSLTSDLLSEFSNPFRENPLPSACPGTISTFCPETGVVIFSKPISAWAIEPEIRNPYIQHYSLAVQQQLPGDYLLEVAFVGNTVRKLADTVERNPASCPSRNPEECTLGNRQQRRRYNPAGIGTIRRFEDGASSNYNALQMVLSKRFTNNYLLNVNYTWSKWIDTTRTGYQNRGVHQDSDNPGLDRGPALFDRRQIFSASWVWSPGWLARHDSVIIRNTLGGWQFTGLVSMQSGSPFTVVTGLDNSRTALGQDRPNQFGNAKLDTGRDRGQLIRRYFNPDAFEPNPVLTFGTLGRNTLVGPGFANVDFGLMKNFTVTETSSLQLRGEFFNLLNRPNFANPVSNLASGTVGTIRGAGTGRQIQFALKFRF